The region GGCGTGCGCTGGTCAGCCGGCGTGAAGAACGCGCCGAGGACGGCGTCGTCCAGATGCGGCAGCGGTTCAGCTTGCAGGTTACGGACGACGACTTGCGCGCCCGGATTCGATTGTTGCAGCTTTGCGGTCAGCTCGTTGACGAGCAGCGTCGAGTTTGCGCCTTGCGAGCGGGCTGCCGAGTTGATTTGCAGGATCGTGGTCATGGTTGACTCCAGTAGGGGCGCGCAGTGTTGCGCGAGTGGAGCCATTGTGGTTTTTTACTGCCCCGGGAAAAAGCCACCCGGCAGCGAAGGATTGTTGCACTGGTAGAACAATCCCCCGCTTTGAACCGCCGACTAGCACCGCCGAGATTACGATCAACTTGCGATCCAGCGCTCCCGCGCCTTGCGCGCGGCAGCCCGCTTGTCGCTCACGGCGAGCTTGTAGCGCGACACCTCAGGCCCGTCCAGCTTGACTTGCGCGGTACGCAGTTCGTCGCGGCGGAAGGCATGGACTTCGACTTTTGCACCCGGCAAATAGCGCGACAGCAGCGAATCAAGATTCGAGCCGGTTACGCGCAGACCGTCGAGCGCGATCAGCACGTCGCCCGCCGAGAGGCCGGCTTTTTGCGCGGCGCCGCCGTCGTGAACCGCCGCCAGTGTGCAATCCGCGCCGCCGCGCACGCGCGCGCCGAGCGACGGCTTGCCGTTCTTTTCCAATTCCGGCGCGAGCGTGACGCCGAACGGCACGAGCAGCGTCTCGAGGGGCAGATCGCCCGTGCCGTACACGGCTTCGGCGAACAATTCGCCCAGCTGCACGCCGGTCGCTTCGGCAAAAATCGCCTCGATCTCACCTTCTTCGACGCCGACGGGCTTGCCACGATAGAAGTCGCGCCCAAACCGCTGCCACAGCAGGCGCATCACGTCGTCGAGCGATTGGCGGTTATTGGTCTGCGCGCGAATCGTCAGATCGAACGCGAGCGCAACCAGCGAGCCCTTGGTGTAATAGCTGACAATCGCGTTCGGCGCGTTTTCATCCTGCCGATAGTATTTGACCCAGGCGTCGAACGAGCTTTCGGCCACCGTCTGCTTCAGACGGCCACTGCCCCGCAGCACGCCGCCAATCACCTTGCCGAGCATGCCGAAATACTCGTCTTGCGAGATCAGGCCGCTGCGCACGAGGATCAGGTCGTCGTAGTAAGAGGTGAAGCCTTCGAACAGCCACAGCAGCGGCGTGTAGTTTTCGACGCTCAAGTCGTACGGCGCAAACACGGCCGGCTTGATGCGCTTCACATTCCAGGTGTGAAAGTATTCGTGGCTGCACAGGCCGAGGTAGGTTCGGTAGCCCTCGGTGGCCGCGTCGCGGCCTACCACCGGCAGATCGCCGCGATTGCAGATCAGCGCGGTCGAGGCGCGATGTTCCAGTCCGCCATAACCATCGGTGACGGCCTGGGTCATGAACACGTAACGGTCCATGGGCGCCTTCTTCGACTTCGGCTCGAACAACGCGATCTGCGCTTCGCAGATGCGCTTCAGATCGGCGGACAGACGCGCCATATCAAGCCCGACCACGCGCCCCGCGACCACGATATCGTGTGGTACGCCGTGCGCCTTGAACGTCTCCAGCGCGAACTCACCCAACGTGACCGGGTGATCGATCAGCTCGTCATAGTTCTGCGCACGATACTCGCCGAAGCCGTAGCGCTTCGTGCCGCGCATCTCCGGTAGCGCGGTCGCGACACGCCAGTTGCGATGCGCCGCGCCTTCCGGCTTCTGGATATCGACCACACACTGTGCTTCCTCGTGACCGAGCGGCGACAGGAACACGCTGGTGCCGTTGAAAAAGCCCGTCGTCTCGTCAAGATGCGCCGCGCGCACCGACAGATCCCATGCATACACCTCGTAGCGCAGCGTTAGCGCGCCTTTGACCGGCGCTGCCTGCCACGTGTGCTTGTCGGTCTTTTCGACGCGCACCTTCCGCCCCGCGTCATTGGTGGCGCGCAGCGTGACGATGTTGCGGGCAAATTCGCGCACCATATAGCTGCCGGGAATCCACACCGGCAGCATGAAACGCTGGCCGGCCGGATCGGGATCGGCAACGGTCACGGTGACTTCGAACAGATGGGCGGCGGGTTGTTTGGGAACGATGGT is a window of Paraburkholderia phytofirmans OLGA172 DNA encoding:
- a CDS encoding M61 family metallopeptidase, with translation MKPIRYTIVPKQPAAHLFEVTVTVADPDPAGQRFMLPVWIPGSYMVREFARNIVTLRATNDAGRKVRVEKTDKHTWQAAPVKGALTLRYEVYAWDLSVRAAHLDETTGFFNGTSVFLSPLGHEEAQCVVDIQKPEGAAHRNWRVATALPEMRGTKRYGFGEYRAQNYDELIDHPVTLGEFALETFKAHGVPHDIVVAGRVVGLDMARLSADLKRICEAQIALFEPKSKKAPMDRYVFMTQAVTDGYGGLEHRASTALICNRGDLPVVGRDAATEGYRTYLGLCSHEYFHTWNVKRIKPAVFAPYDLSVENYTPLLWLFEGFTSYYDDLILVRSGLISQDEYFGMLGKVIGGVLRGSGRLKQTVAESSFDAWVKYYRQDENAPNAIVSYYTKGSLVALAFDLTIRAQTNNRQSLDDVMRLLWQRFGRDFYRGKPVGVEEGEIEAIFAEATGVQLGELFAEAVYGTGDLPLETLLVPFGVTLAPELEKNGKPSLGARVRGGADCTLAAVHDGGAAQKAGLSAGDVLIALDGLRVTGSNLDSLLSRYLPGAKVEVHAFRRDELRTAQVKLDGPEVSRYKLAVSDKRAAARKARERWIAS